ACCGCTGCTGGAACGCGATCGGGCCTGAGTTTTCGGGCTCAACAAAAAGCCCCTGTCACTTTGCGGTGACAGGGGCTTTTTTGTAACCGGAAATCAGAACTGCGATTGCAGGTAGTTTTCCAGGCCAATGAGCTTGATCAGACCCAACTGCTTTTCCAGCCAGTAGGTGTGATCTTCTTCGGTGTCGTTCAACTGCACCCGCAGGATTTCCCGCGTGACGAAGTCGCTGTGCTGCTCGCACAACTCGATGCCCTTGCAGAGTGCGGCACGTACCTTGTATTCGAGACGAAGATCGGCTGCGAGCATGTCAGGTACGCTGGTGCCCACATCCAGATCGTCAGGACGCATACGTGGCGTGCCTTCGAGCATCAGGATACGGCGCATCAGTGCGTCGGCGTGCTGTGCCTCTTCTTCCATTTCGTGGTTGATACGCTCGTAGAGCTCGGTAAAGCCCCAGTCCTCGTACATACGCGAGTGGATGAAATATTGGTCACGAGCTGCCAGTTCGCCCGTCAGCAACGTGTTGAGGTAATCGATTACGTCGGGGTGACCTTGCATCGCCCTACATCTCCCTGCTTGAAAGACTGTAGTTTGAACCATCATGACTCGGAGGTCACGGGATCAACGGCATAAAAATGCAGATTTGCGGAGAAAAGTAGCTGAAATAACGCAAAAACCGCCCAAATGAGGGCGGTTCTGCTTATCGTTTAGAGTCAGTTAAGCGATACACCCAGTGCCTTTGCGATTGCTTCTCCATAAGCACCATCTGCCTTGTAGAAGTGCGCCAGTTGGCGCTGAACCACATCACTGGAAACCCCGGCCATTGCACCGGCGATGTTATTGGTGAGCAGAGCTTTCTGCTCATCGTTCATCAGACGGAACAGCGCACCGGCGTGGCTGTAGTAGTCCGTGTCTTCGCGGTGATCGTAACGATCAGCGTTGCCGCTCAGCGCCAGGGCTGGCTCGGCGTACTGCGGCGCTTGCTTCGGTGCTTCGGCGTAGCTGTTTGGCTCGTAATTAGGCGTAGCACCACCATTGCTGCCAAAAGCCATCGAGCCGTCGCGCTGGTAACTATTGACTGGACTGCGCGGGGCATTCACCGGCAGTTGCTGGTGGTTGGTGCCGACACGGTAGCGATGGGCATCAGCGTAGGCAAAAACACGACCCTGCAGCATGCGGTCGGGCGACAGGCCAACACCGGGCACCATGTTGCTCGGACCGAATGCCGCCTGTTCCACTTCAGCGAAGTAGTTCTGCGGGTTGCGATTGAGCTCCAGCTCACCGACTTCGATCAGCGGGAATTCCTTCTGCGACCAGGTTTTGGTCACGTCGAACGGATTCTCGTAGTGAGCGTTGGCCTGGGCCTCGGTCATGATCTGGATGCAGACACGCCATTTCGGGAAATCGCCACGTTCGATTGCACCGAACAGATCACGCTGGGCGTAATCAGGGTCAGTACCCGCCAAGCGAGCGGCGTCGGCCGGCGCCAGGTTTTTGATGCCCTGCTTGGTCTTGTAGTGCCATTTCACCCAATGCCGTTCGCCCTTGGCGTTGATCAGGCTGTAGGTGTGGCTACCGAAGCCGTGCATGTGACGATAGCCATCCGGGATGCCACGGTCCGAGAACAGGATGGTGACCTGGTGCAATGCCTCTGGGGAGTGCGACCAGAAGTCCCACATCATCTGCGCGCTTTTGAGGTTACTTTGCGGCAGGCGCTTTTGGGTGTGGATGAAGTCCGGGAATTTCAGCGGGTCACGAATGAAGAACACCGGGGTGTTGTTACCGACGATGTCCCAGTTGCCTTCTTCGGTGTAGAACTTCAAAGCGAAGCCCCGCGGGTCGCGCTCGGTGTCGGCCGAACCGCGCTCACCACCAACAGTGGAAAACCGGAGGAAGGTTGGGGTTTGCTTGCCAACGGCATCAAACAGCTTTGCGCTGGTGTACTGGGTAATGTCCTGGGTAACAGTGAACGTACCGTAAGCACCCGAACCTTTGGCGTGTACTCGACGCTCCGGGATGTTTTCACGGTTGAAGTGAGCAAGCTTCTCGATCAGGTGAAAATCGTCGAGCAGCAACGGACCGCGCGGGCCGGCGGAACGGGAATTCTGGTTATCCGCAACGGGAGCGCCGCTGGCGGTGGTAAGGATTTTATTCTGGCTCATGCTCAATTTTCCTCAGGTCGGACTTGGAACTGCCGGCTAATCGGCTTGGAGGCAGTATTGATCATCAACATGACGCCTACAAATTCATTAAATTGCAGGCTTCGATAGAAAATAACTAATACAACCCTTGTCACTATAGTGACCAGCACTGCCTGCGGAAGCTTGTACAGATCGCGCTTTTATTACGCGCACAAAAAACCGGGCACTAGGCCCGGTTCTTCGTTACAGCTTGTCGTCTTACTCGGCGCTTACAGCTTCGCCGGCAGTAGCACGATCAACCAACTCGACGTACGCCATAGGCGCGTTGTCGCCAGCGCGGAAACCGCACTTGAGGATGCGCAGGTAGCCACCCTCACGGGTAGCGTAACGCTTGCCCAGGTCGTTGAAGAGCTTACCAACGATAGCTTTCGAGCGAGTACGGTCGAAAGCCAGACGGCGGTTAGCCAGGCTGTCTGTCTTGGCCAAAGTGATCAGCGGCTCAGCAACGCGACGCAGTTCTTTAGCTTTCGGCAGTGTAGTTTTGATCAGCTCGTGCTCGAACAGCGACACCGCCATGTTTTGAAACATGGCCTTGCGGTGCGAGCTGGTACGGCTCAGGTGACGACCACTTTTACGATGACGCATGGTTCATTCCTTACCAAACTCACGTTCGGTGATTACGACGATCAGGCAGTCGCCTTGTCGTCCTTCTTAAGACTTGCAGGCGGCCAGTTGTCGAGGCGCATGCCGAGGGACAGACCGCGGGAGGCCAGAACGTCCTTGATTTCAGTCAAGGATTTCTTGCCCAGGTTCGGAGTCTTCAACAGTTCTACTTCGGTACGCTGAATCAGGTCGCCGATGTAGTAAATGTTTTCCGCCTTAAGGCAGTTAGCCGAACGTACAGTCAGTTCCAGATCGTCAACCGGGCGAAGCAGGATCGGATCGATCTCGTCTTCCTGCTCGATTACCACTGGTTCGCTGTCACCTTTGAGGTCGACGAACGCAGCCAACTGCTGTTGCAGAATGGTTGCAGCGCGGCGGATAGCCTCTTCAGGATCCAGAGTACCGTTGGTTTCCAGATCAATAACCAGCTTGTCCAGGTTAGTACGCTGCTCGACACGGGCGTTTTCCACCACGTATGCGATACGGCGAACCGGGCTGAACGAAGAGTCAAGCTGCAAGCGACCAATGCTGCGGCTTTCGTCTTCATCGCTCTGACGCGAGTCGGCCGGTTCATAACCACGACCACGAGCTACAGTGAGCTTCATGTTCAGGGCGCCGTTAGACGCCAGGTTAGCGATTACGTGATCGGGGTTAACGATCTCGACATCATGATCCAGCTGAATATCGGCAGCGGTAACCACCCCCGAACCCTTCTTCGACAAGGTCAGCGTAACTTCGTCACGGCCGTGCAGCTTGATAGCCAGACCTTTAAGGTTCAACAGGATTTCAATTACGTCTTCCTGTACACCTTCGATGGCGCTGTACTCGTGGAGCACACCGTCAATCTCGGCCTCGACTACTGCACAGCCGGGCATTGAGGACAACAGGATGCGGCGCAGCGCGTTGCCCAGGGTGTGGCCAAAACCACGCTCGAGAGGCTCGAGAGTGATCTTGGCGCGGGTTGGACTGACAACCTGCACATCAATGTGGCGGGGTGTCAGGAACTCATTTACCGAAATCTGCATGGATGCACCTATTTTCTAGCCCTTACTTGGAGTAGAGCTCGACAATCAGGCTTTCGTTGATGTCGGCGGACAGATCACTGCGAGCAGGAACGTTCTTGAAAACGCCCGACTTCTTCTCAGTGTCTACTTCTACCCATTCTACGCGGCCACGTTGGGCACACAGATCGAGAGCTTGGACAATGCGAAGTTGGTTTTTTGCTTTCTCGCGAATCGCGACCACGTCACCAGCACGAACCTGGTAGGACGGGACGTTAACGGTTTGGCCGTTCACGCTTACGGATTTGTGCGATACCAGCTGACGGGATTCGGCACGAGTCGAACCAAAGCCCATACGGTATACAACGTTGTCCAGACGGCATTCGAGCAGTTGCAGCAGGTTTTCACCGGTTGCACCTTTCTTGCCAGCAGCTTCTTTGTAGTAGCCGCTGAACTGACGCTCGAGAACGCCGTAGATACGACGGACCTTCTGCTTTTCACGCAGTTGGGTGCCGTAATCGGACTGGCGACCGCGGCGTTGGCCGTGGATACCAGGTGCTGCTTCAATGTTGCACTTCGATTCGATCGCGCGCACGCCGCTCTTCAAGAAGAGATCGGTGCCTTCACGACGAGCGAGTTTGCATTTTGGACCAATGTAACGAGCCATTCTTTACAATCTCCTGGATTACACGCGGCGCTTCTTCGGCGGACGGCACCCGTTGTGCGGGATTGGCGTCACGTCGGTGATGCTGGCGATCTTATAGCCACAGCCGTTCAAAGCACGGACAGCAGACTCACGACCTGGACCTGGACCCTTGACGTTAACGTCGAGGTTTTTCAGGCCATATTCCAGCGCAGCTTGACCAGCACGTTCAGCAGCTACTTGAGCAGCAAACGGGGTGGACTTGCGGGAACCGCGGAAACCCGAACCACCGGAGGTAGCCCAAGAAAGCGCGTTACCTTGACGGTCGGTGATGGTCACGATTGTGTTGTTAAAAGATGCATGGATGTGGGCGATGCCATCAACCACTGTCTTTTTAACTTTTTTACGAGGACGAGCAGCAGGTTTTGCCATGATAATTTTCCTGTCGATTCGCGTGGGCGATTACTTGCGGATCGGCTTACGCGGACCTTTACGGGTACGCGCGTTAGTCTTGGTACGCTGACCGCGTACTGGAAGACCACGACGATGACGCAGACCACGGTAGCAACCGAGGTCCATCAAACGCTTGATTTTCATGTTGATTTCGCGACGCAGGTCACCTTCAGTGGTGAACTTCGCCACTTCGCCACGCAACAGCTCAATCTGCTCGTCGCTCAGATCTTTGATCTTTGCGGCTGGGTTTACCCCAGTGTCTGCACAAATCTTCTGCGCAGTAGTGCGACCAACACCATAGATGTAGGTCAGCGAGATAACAGTGTGCTTGTTATCTGGAATGTTAACGCCTGCAATACGGGCCATTCAGTGGGACTCCAATTGACAGCTACCTACGCCCCGGAAGCCAAGAAATAGGGCGCGAGATAATATCGCTGTAATAACAAATAATCAACCCGGCAGCGCACTAGCTGCCGGGCTTCAAGCGGATCACACTCAGCCTTGGCGCTGTTTGTGACGCGGTTCCGCGCTGCAAATTACTCGAACAACACCTTCGCGGCGAATAATCTTGCAGTTACGGCACAGCTTTTTCACCGATGCACGAACTTTCATCACCAACTCCTCGAACCTTATGGGGTACTCAGCGCAACATGCCGCTGCCGTAGCCCTTCAGGTTGGCTTTCTTCATCAGGGATTCGTACTGGTGCGAAACGAGGTGCGATTGTACTTGGGACATGAAGTCCATCACAACCACGACGACGATCAGCAACGAGGTCCCGCCAAGGTAGAACGGAACGTTTGCTGCAACCACCAGGAACTGGGGCAACAAGCATACGGCCGTCATATATAGAGCACCGAACAGGGTCAAACGAGTCAGAACGCCATCAATGTAGCGTGCAGACTGCTCACCTGGACGGATGCCCGGAATAAAGGCACCGGACTTCTTCAGGTTTTCCGCTACGTCTTTCGGATTGAACATCAACGCCGTATAGAAGAAGCAGAAGAAAATAATCCCTGCACTAAACAGCAGAATATTCAACGGCTGACCAGGAGCGATCGACTGAGAGAGGTCCTGCAGCCAGCCCATATTTTCAGACTGACCAAACCAGGTACCCAACGAAGCCGGAAACAGCAAAATGCTGCTCGCGAAAATTGCCGGAATAACACCGGCCATATTCACTTTCAGCGGCAAGTGGCTGGTCTGCGCAGCAAATACCTTACGGCCCTGCTGACGCTTGGCGTAGTGAACAGCAATACGACGCTGGCCACGCTCAATGAACACCACAAAACCGATAATCGCTACTGCCAGCAAACCGATGGCAACCAGGGCAAAAATGTTGATATCACCCTGACGTGCAGACTCGAAAGACTGCCCGATTGCTCTCGGAAGACCGGCGACGATACCTGCGAAAATCAACATCGAGATACCGTTACCAACACCACGCTCAGTAATCTGCTCACCCAGCCACATCATGAACATCGCACCAGCCACAAACGTGGATACCGCGACGAAATGGAAGCCAAAGTCACCAGTGAACGCAACGCCCTGCCCGGCCAGACCAACGGACATGCCGATAGCTTGAACCAGGGCAAGGACGACAGTGCCGTAGCGGGTGTACTGGCTAATCTTGCGACGGCCAGCTTCACCTTCCTTCTTCAACTGCTCCAACTGCGGGCTGACGGCGGTCATCAGTTGCATGATGATCGATGCCGAAATGTACGGCATGATCCCCAGTGCAAAGATGCTCATCCGTTCCAGCGCGCCGCCGGAAAACATGTTGAACAAGCTAAGAATGGTCCCCTCATTCTGTCGAAACAGGTCTGCGAGTCGGTCCGGGTTGATACCTGGAACCGGGATGTGTGCGCCTATTCGGTAGACGATAATCGCCAGGAACAGAAAACGCAGACGAGCCCAAAGTTCAGACATACCGCCTTTGCCGAGCGCTGAGAGAGCACCTTGCTTAGCCATTTATTCCTCGAACTTGCCGCCAGCTGCTTCGATAGCCGAACGCGCACCTTTGGTGGCGCCGATTCCCTTGCCGATAGTGACAGCGCGAGTCACTTCACCGGACAGCATGATTTTCACACGCTGTACGTTGACGTTGATCACGTTGGCATCTTTCAGGGTCTGCACAGTAACGATGTCGCCTTCCACTTTGGCCAGCTCGGACAAACGCACTTCTGCGCGATCCATGGCTTTCAGGGATACGAAACCGAACTTAGGCAGGCGACGATGCAGCGGCTGTTGACCGCCTTCAAAGCCTGGAGCAATGGTGCCACCGGAGCGGGAGGTTTGACCTTTGTGGCCACGGCCACCAGTCTTACCCAAACCGCTACCGATACCACGGCCCGGACGATGCTTTTCGCGACGGGAACCCGGCGCTGGACTCAGATCATTGAGTTTCATCGATTAACCCTCTACACGCAGCATGTAGTAAGCCTTGTTGATCATCCCGCGATTCTCGGGAGTATCCTGGACTTCTACAGTGTGACCGATGCGACGCAGACCCAGACCCTTAACGCACAGTTTGTGGTTAGGAATGCGGCCGGTCATGCTTTTGATCAGCGTTACTTTAACGGTAGCCATGATCAGAAGATCTCCTTGACACTTTTGCCACGCTTGGCGGCAATGGATTCAGGAGACTGCATAGCTTTCAAACCTTTGAAAGTGGCGTGAACCACGTTTACCGGGTTAGTCGAACCGTAGCACTTGGCCAGAACGTTCTGAACGCCAGCAACTTCGAGGACAGCACGCATAGCGCCGCCAGCGATGATACCGGTACCTTCAGAAGCAGGCTGCATGTACACCTTCGAAGCGCCGTGAGCGGACTTCATAGCGTACTGCAGCGTGGTGCCGTTCAGATCAACTTGGATCATGTTGCGACGAGCAGCTTCCATCGCCTTCTGGATCGCAGCAGGCACTTCACGTGACTTGCCACGGCCGAAGCCAACACGCCCTTTACCATCACCTACCACGGTCAACGCGGTGAAAGTGAAGATACGGCCGCCTTTAACGGTTTTGGCTACGCGGTTAACTTGAACCAGCTTCTCAATGTAGCCTTCGTCGCGCTTTTGGTCGTTATTTGACATAACTTAGAACTCCAGCCCAGCTTCACGAGCAGCATCAGCCAGCGCTTTAACGCGGCCGTGGTACTTGAAGCCAGAGCGGTCGAAAGCCACTTGCGAGACGCCCACGGCCTTAGCACGTGTAGCGACCAGCTGGCCAACCTTTGTGGCCGCGTCGATGTTGCCAGTGGCACCATCACGCAGTTCTTTATCCAAAGTCGAGGCGCTTGCCAGGACTTTGTTGCCGTCGGCCGAGATGACCTGGGCGTAGATGTGCTGCGACGAGCGGTACACGCAGAGACGCACGACTTCTAGTTCGTGCATTTTCAGGCGTGCTTTGCGAGCGCGACGCAGTCGAGTAACTTTTTTGTCGGTCATTTGCTATGCCCTACTTCTTCTTGGCTTCTTTACGACGGACGACTTCGTCCGCGTAGCGCACACCTTTGCCTTTGTACGGCTCTGGTGGACGGAAGTCGCGGATCTCAGCGGCCACCTGACCTACCAGCTGCTTATCGATGCCCTTGATCAGGATATCGGTCTGGCTAGGGGTCTCAGCGGTGATGCCTTCCGGCAGTTCGTAATCCACTGGGTGCGAGAAGCCAAGGGCCAGGTTCAAAACCGTGCCTTTTGCTTGCGCTTTGTAACCAACACCGACCAGCTGGAGCTTACGCTCGAAGCCTTGGCTTACGCCCTGGACCATGTTGTTTACCAACGCACGCGTGGTACCTGCCATTGCGCGAGTTTGTTGATCGCCATTGCGAGCAGCGAAACGCAGCTCACCAGCTTCTTCAACGATCTCAACGGACGAATGGATGTTCAGTTCAAGAGTGCCCTTGGCACCCTTCACCGAAAGCTGTTGGCCTGCGAATTTGACTTCGACACCGGCTGGCAGCTTAACGGGGTTCTTAGCGACGCGAGACATGCTTATCCCCCCTTAGAACACAGTGCAAAGAACTTCGCCGCCGACACCGGCAGCGCGCGCAGCACGATCCGTCATCACACCTTTGTTGGTGGAGACGATAGACACGCCCAGACCGCCACGAACTTTCGGCAGATCTTCAGCGGACTTGTACTGACGCAGGCCTGGACGGCTAACGCGCTTCACTTCTTCGATGACCGAACGGCCTTCGAAGTACTTCAGCTCGATGGACAGCAGTGGTTTGATTTCGCTGCTGATCTGATAACCCGCAATGTAGCCTTCGTCTTTCAGGACTTTGGCAACAGCTACCTTCAACTTGGAAGATGGCATGCTTACGACGGACTTTTCAGCCATCTGGGCATTACGGATACGAGTTAGCATGTCCGCTAACGGGTCCTGCATACTCATGGGCTAGACGCTCCTAATACAAAAAAATTAGCCTTGCGGCTACATATGTCGCCGAGAATCTCCGGGTAAAAAAACACGGGCTCAGGCGAGCCGCGTATTTTAGACACACTCCGGAAATGAAACAAGCCCCAAAAGGGGCTTGTTCCAGATTCAAGGTCACCGGCGGTCAGTATCTTGCGATTCCGGCCGCCCGGACGTTGAAAGTACTTACCAGCTGGCTTTAACCAGACCAGGTACGTCACCACGCATTGCCGCTTCACGCAGTTTGTTACGGCCGAGGCCGAACTTGCGGTAAACGCCGTGTGGACGACCGGTCAGGCGGCAGCGGTTACGCATGCGCGAAGCGCTTGCGTCACGTGGCTGCTTCTGCAGAGCAACTGTTGCTTCCCAACGCGCTTCTGGACTTGCGTTCAGATCAACGATGATTGCTTTCAGTGCTGCACGCTTCTTGGCGTACTTGGCAACCGTGAGCTGACGCTTCAGCTCGCGGTTTTTCATGCTCATCTTGGCCATGGTCCTACTCCAATCAGTTGCGGAACGGGAATTTGAAAGCACGCAGCAGAGCGCGGCCTTCATCATCGTTCTTGGCAGTGGTGGTCAGGGTGATGTCCAGACCGCGGAGAGCATCGATCTTGTCGTAGTCGATTTCCGGGAAGATGATCTGCTCTTTCACGCCCATGCTGTAGTTACCACGACCATCGAAGGACTTGGCATTCAGGCCGCGGAAGTCGCGAACCCGAGGCAGGGAGATCGACAGCAGACGATCCAGGAATTCATACATACGCTCACGGCGCAGGGTCACTTTGACGCCGATCGGCCAACCTTCACGGACTTTAAAGCCAGCGATGGATTTCCGAGCGTAGGTCACAACGACTTTCTGGCCGGTGATCTTTTCCAGGTCAGCAACAGCATGCTCGATGACTTTTTTGTCGCCGACAGCTTCGCCCAGACCCATGTTCAGGGTGATTTTGGTAACGCGTGGAACTTCCATCACGTTCGAAAGCTTAAGTTCTTCCTTAAGTTTCGGTGCGATTTCTTTCCAGTAAATCTCTTTTAGTCGTGCCATGGTCTTCTACCTAGCAGTGTTCAAGCATCAACCGCTTTTTGGGTCGACTTGAAGACACGAATTTTCTTGCCGTCTTCTACTTTAAAACCAACGCGGTCAGCCTTGTTGGTTTCGCCGTTGAAAATGGCGACGTTAGAAGCATCCAGCGGAGCTTCTTTCTCGACGATACCGCCCTGCACGCCCGACATCGGGTTAGGCTTGGTATGACGCTTGACCAGGTTCAGACCACCGATAACCAGACGGTTATTGGCGAGAACCTTAAGCACCTTACCGCGCTTACCTTTGTCTTTGCCGGCGATCACGATGATCTCGTCGTCACGACG
The genomic region above belongs to Pseudomonas sp. S35 and contains:
- the rpmD gene encoding 50S ribosomal protein L30 yields the protein MATVKVTLIKSMTGRIPNHKLCVKGLGLRRIGHTVEVQDTPENRGMINKAYYMLRVEG
- the rplO gene encoding 50S ribosomal protein L15, translated to MKLNDLSPAPGSRREKHRPGRGIGSGLGKTGGRGHKGQTSRSGGTIAPGFEGGQQPLHRRLPKFGFVSLKAMDRAEVRLSELAKVEGDIVTVQTLKDANVINVNVQRVKIMLSGEVTRAVTIGKGIGATKGARSAIEAAGGKFEE
- the rpsK gene encoding 30S ribosomal protein S11, which translates into the protein MAKPAARPRKKVKKTVVDGIAHIHASFNNTIVTITDRQGNALSWATSGGSGFRGSRKSTPFAAQVAAERAGQAALEYGLKNLDVNVKGPGPGRESAVRALNGCGYKIASITDVTPIPHNGCRPPKKRRV
- the rpsH gene encoding 30S ribosomal protein S8, with translation MSMQDPLADMLTRIRNAQMAEKSVVSMPSSKLKVAVAKVLKDEGYIAGYQISSEIKPLLSIELKYFEGRSVIEEVKRVSRPGLRQYKSAEDLPKVRGGLGVSIVSTNKGVMTDRAARAAGVGGEVLCTVF
- the rplQ gene encoding 50S ribosomal protein L17, with the translated sequence MRHRKSGRHLSRTSSHRKAMFQNMAVSLFEHELIKTTLPKAKELRRVAEPLITLAKTDSLANRRLAFDRTRSKAIVGKLFNDLGKRYATREGGYLRILKCGFRAGDNAPMAYVELVDRATAGEAVSAE
- the rpoA gene encoding DNA-directed RNA polymerase subunit alpha, translating into MQISVNEFLTPRHIDVQVVSPTRAKITLEPLERGFGHTLGNALRRILLSSMPGCAVVEAEIDGVLHEYSAIEGVQEDVIEILLNLKGLAIKLHGRDEVTLTLSKKGSGVVTAADIQLDHDVEIVNPDHVIANLASNGALNMKLTVARGRGYEPADSRQSDEDESRSIGRLQLDSSFSPVRRIAYVVENARVEQRTNLDKLVIDLETNGTLDPEEAIRRAATILQQQLAAFVDLKGDSEPVVIEQEDEIDPILLRPVDDLELTVRSANCLKAENIYYIGDLIQRTEVELLKTPNLGKKSLTEIKDVLASRGLSLGMRLDNWPPASLKKDDKATA
- the secY gene encoding preprotein translocase subunit SecY, translated to MAKQGALSALGKGGMSELWARLRFLFLAIIVYRIGAHIPVPGINPDRLADLFRQNEGTILSLFNMFSGGALERMSIFALGIMPYISASIIMQLMTAVSPQLEQLKKEGEAGRRKISQYTRYGTVVLALVQAIGMSVGLAGQGVAFTGDFGFHFVAVSTFVAGAMFMMWLGEQITERGVGNGISMLIFAGIVAGLPRAIGQSFESARQGDINIFALVAIGLLAVAIIGFVVFIERGQRRIAVHYAKRQQGRKVFAAQTSHLPLKVNMAGVIPAIFASSILLFPASLGTWFGQSENMGWLQDLSQSIAPGQPLNILLFSAGIIFFCFFYTALMFNPKDVAENLKKSGAFIPGIRPGEQSARYIDGVLTRLTLFGALYMTAVCLLPQFLVVAANVPFYLGGTSLLIVVVVVMDFMSQVQSHLVSHQYESLMKKANLKGYGSGMLR
- the rplR gene encoding 50S ribosomal protein L18, whose protein sequence is MTDKKVTRLRRARKARLKMHELEVVRLCVYRSSQHIYAQVISADGNKVLASASTLDKELRDGATGNIDAATKVGQLVATRAKAVGVSQVAFDRSGFKYHGRVKALADAAREAGLEF
- the rplX gene encoding 50S ribosomal protein L24 — encoded protein: MQKIRRDDEIIVIAGKDKGKRGKVLKVLANNRLVIGGLNLVKRHTKPNPMSGVQGGIVEKEAPLDASNVAIFNGETNKADRVGFKVEDGKKIRVFKSTQKAVDA
- the rpsN gene encoding 30S ribosomal protein S14 → MAKMSMKNRELKRQLTVAKYAKKRAALKAIIVDLNASPEARWEATVALQKQPRDASASRMRNRCRLTGRPHGVYRKFGLGRNKLREAAMRGDVPGLVKASW
- a CDS encoding catalase; the encoded protein is MSQNKILTTASGAPVADNQNSRSAGPRGPLLLDDFHLIEKLAHFNRENIPERRVHAKGSGAYGTFTVTQDITQYTSAKLFDAVGKQTPTFLRFSTVGGERGSADTERDPRGFALKFYTEEGNWDIVGNNTPVFFIRDPLKFPDFIHTQKRLPQSNLKSAQMMWDFWSHSPEALHQVTILFSDRGIPDGYRHMHGFGSHTYSLINAKGERHWVKWHYKTKQGIKNLAPADAARLAGTDPDYAQRDLFGAIERGDFPKWRVCIQIMTEAQANAHYENPFDVTKTWSQKEFPLIEVGELELNRNPQNYFAEVEQAAFGPSNMVPGVGLSPDRMLQGRVFAYADAHRYRVGTNHQQLPVNAPRSPVNSYQRDGSMAFGSNGGATPNYEPNSYAEAPKQAPQYAEPALALSGNADRYDHREDTDYYSHAGALFRLMNDEQKALLTNNIAGAMAGVSSDVVQRQLAHFYKADGAYGEAIAKALGVSLN
- the rplE gene encoding 50S ribosomal protein L5; the encoded protein is MARLKEIYWKEIAPKLKEELKLSNVMEVPRVTKITLNMGLGEAVGDKKVIEHAVADLEKITGQKVVVTYARKSIAGFKVREGWPIGVKVTLRRERMYEFLDRLLSISLPRVRDFRGLNAKSFDGRGNYSMGVKEQIIFPEIDYDKIDALRGLDITLTTTAKNDDEGRALLRAFKFPFRN
- the rpsD gene encoding 30S ribosomal protein S4, which produces MARYIGPKCKLARREGTDLFLKSGVRAIESKCNIEAAPGIHGQRRGRQSDYGTQLREKQKVRRIYGVLERQFSGYYKEAAGKKGATGENLLQLLECRLDNVVYRMGFGSTRAESRQLVSHKSVSVNGQTVNVPSYQVRAGDVVAIREKAKNQLRIVQALDLCAQRGRVEWVEVDTEKKSGVFKNVPARSDLSADINESLIVELYSK
- the rpsE gene encoding 30S ribosomal protein S5, producing MSNNDQKRDEGYIEKLVQVNRVAKTVKGGRIFTFTALTVVGDGKGRVGFGRGKSREVPAAIQKAMEAARRNMIQVDLNGTTLQYAMKSAHGASKVYMQPASEGTGIIAGGAMRAVLEVAGVQNVLAKCYGSTNPVNVVHATFKGLKAMQSPESIAAKRGKSVKEIF
- the rplF gene encoding 50S ribosomal protein L6, which gives rise to MSRVAKNPVKLPAGVEVKFAGQQLSVKGAKGTLELNIHSSVEIVEEAGELRFAARNGDQQTRAMAGTTRALVNNMVQGVSQGFERKLQLVGVGYKAQAKGTVLNLALGFSHPVDYELPEGITAETPSQTDILIKGIDKQLVGQVAAEIRDFRPPEPYKGKGVRYADEVVRRKEAKKK
- the rpsM gene encoding 30S ribosomal protein S13 — translated: MARIAGVNIPDNKHTVISLTYIYGVGRTTAQKICADTGVNPAAKIKDLSDEQIELLRGEVAKFTTEGDLRREINMKIKRLMDLGCYRGLRHRRGLPVRGQRTKTNARTRKGPRKPIRK
- the rpmJ gene encoding 50S ribosomal protein L36; this encodes MKVRASVKKLCRNCKIIRREGVVRVICSAEPRHKQRQG
- the bfr gene encoding bacterioferritin → MQGHPDVIDYLNTLLTGELAARDQYFIHSRMYEDWGFTELYERINHEMEEEAQHADALMRRILMLEGTPRMRPDDLDVGTSVPDMLAADLRLEYKVRAALCKGIELCEQHSDFVTREILRVQLNDTEEDHTYWLEKQLGLIKLIGLENYLQSQF